A stretch of the Luteimonas sp. JM171 genome encodes the following:
- the uvrD gene encoding DNA helicase II — translation MDVSHLIDGLNADQRQAVTAEPGHYLVLAGAGSGKTRVLTHRIAWLTEVHGVPAHGIFAVTFTNKAAGEMRQRTSALLESSPNGGSTRGMWIGTFHGLAHRLLRLHWQDAKLPESFQILDSDDQQRLIKRVVQQLELDEARFPPRQIAWWINAQKDEGRRPKHIQPGQDEWADVMRRSYALYQERCDRAGLVDFAELLLRAHELLRDNPQLLAHYRHRFGQLLVDEFQDTNAIQYAFIRVLAGDSGQVFVVGDDDQAIYGWRGAKVENVQKFLKDFPGAQTIRLEQNYRSSANILEAANAVIAHNPDRLGKRLWTDSGQGEPVDLYAAYNEIDEARFVVERISQWVRDGGSHGDCAVLYRSNAQSRALEEQLLAEEIPYRVYGGVRFFERAEIKDTLAYMRLIANRDDDAAFERAVNTPARGIGGRTLDAVRQTARAASVSLWEASQRCSQDASLAARARNALAGFHALIDDLSNEVDAMPLAEQIEHVLARSGLRDFWARESRGVLDSESRIDNLDELISVASRFTRGDDHEGLSDLVAFLSYAALEAGEGQAQAGEDGVQLMTLHSAKGLEFPLVFLVGMEEGLFPNQRSVEEQGRLEEERRLAYVGITRAREKLVLTYAESRRLHGQDMYGMPSRFLREIPAELLHEVRPRVGVSRPMHSPSPRRGHAIIDDSAGFTIGQSVAHTKFGTGVITDIEGAGAHARVQVNFDEAGSKWLVLAYANLQPA, via the coding sequence ATGGATGTTTCGCACCTGATCGACGGCCTCAACGCCGACCAGCGGCAGGCCGTCACGGCGGAGCCGGGCCACTACCTCGTGCTGGCCGGCGCCGGCTCGGGCAAGACCCGCGTGCTCACCCACCGCATCGCCTGGCTCACCGAGGTCCACGGCGTGCCCGCGCACGGCATCTTCGCGGTCACCTTCACCAACAAGGCCGCCGGGGAAATGCGCCAGCGCACCAGCGCCCTGCTGGAGTCCAGCCCCAACGGCGGCAGCACCCGCGGCATGTGGATCGGCACCTTCCACGGCCTGGCCCACCGGCTGCTGCGCCTGCACTGGCAGGACGCGAAGCTGCCCGAATCCTTCCAGATCCTCGATTCCGACGACCAGCAGCGCCTGATCAAGCGCGTCGTCCAGCAGCTTGAGCTCGACGAGGCGCGCTTCCCGCCGCGCCAGATCGCCTGGTGGATCAACGCCCAGAAGGACGAAGGCCGGCGCCCCAAGCACATCCAGCCCGGCCAGGACGAATGGGCCGACGTCATGCGCCGCAGCTACGCGCTCTACCAGGAGCGCTGCGACCGCGCCGGCCTGGTGGACTTCGCCGAACTGCTGCTGCGCGCCCACGAGCTGCTGCGTGACAACCCCCAGCTGCTGGCCCACTACCGGCACCGCTTCGGACAGCTGCTGGTGGACGAGTTCCAGGACACCAACGCCATCCAGTACGCCTTCATCCGCGTGCTGGCCGGCGACAGCGGCCAGGTGTTCGTGGTGGGCGACGACGACCAGGCCATCTACGGCTGGCGGGGCGCCAAGGTGGAGAACGTGCAGAAGTTCCTCAAGGACTTCCCCGGCGCGCAGACCATCCGCCTGGAGCAGAACTACCGCTCCAGCGCCAACATCCTGGAGGCCGCCAACGCCGTCATCGCCCACAATCCGGACCGCCTGGGCAAGCGCCTGTGGACCGACAGCGGGCAGGGCGAGCCGGTGGACCTGTATGCCGCCTACAACGAGATCGACGAGGCCCGGTTCGTGGTCGAGCGCATCAGCCAGTGGGTGCGCGACGGCGGCAGCCACGGCGACTGCGCGGTGCTGTACCGCTCCAACGCCCAGTCGCGCGCGCTGGAAGAGCAGCTGCTGGCCGAGGAAATCCCGTACCGTGTGTACGGCGGCGTGCGCTTCTTCGAGCGCGCGGAAATCAAGGACACCCTGGCCTACATGCGCCTGATTGCCAACCGCGATGACGACGCGGCCTTTGAGCGCGCGGTGAACACGCCCGCGCGAGGCATCGGCGGACGCACCCTGGACGCGGTGCGCCAGACCGCCCGCGCCGCCAGCGTTTCACTTTGGGAGGCGTCCCAGCGCTGCAGCCAGGATGCCAGCCTCGCGGCCCGCGCGCGCAACGCGCTGGCCGGCTTCCACGCGCTGATCGACGACCTGTCCAACGAGGTCGATGCGATGCCGCTGGCCGAGCAGATCGAGCATGTGCTCGCCCGCTCGGGCCTGAGGGATTTCTGGGCCCGCGAAAGCCGCGGCGTGCTCGATTCCGAATCACGCATCGACAACCTGGACGAACTCATTTCCGTCGCCTCGCGCTTCACCCGCGGCGACGATCACGAGGGGCTGAGCGACCTGGTCGCCTTCCTCTCCTACGCCGCCCTGGAGGCCGGCGAAGGCCAGGCTCAGGCCGGCGAGGACGGCGTGCAGCTCATGACCCTGCACAGCGCCAAGGGCCTGGAGTTCCCGCTGGTGTTCCTGGTGGGGATGGAAGAGGGCCTGTTCCCCAACCAGCGTTCGGTGGAGGAGCAGGGCCGGCTGGAGGAAGAGCGCCGCCTGGCCTACGTGGGCATCACCCGCGCCCGCGAAAAGCTCGTGCTCACCTACGCGGAGTCCCGGCGCCTGCACGGGCAGGACATGTACGGCATGCCGTCGCGGTTCCTGCGCGAAATCCCGGCGGAACTGCTGCACGAAGTGCGCCCGCGGGTGGGCGTCTCGCGGCCGATGCATTCGCCCAGCCCGCGCCGCGGCCACGCCATCATCGACGACAGCGCCGGCTTCACCATTGGCCAGAGCGTCGCCCACACGAAGTTCGGCACCGGCGTCATCACCGACATCGAAGGCGCGGGCGCCCACGCCCGCGTGCAGGTCAACTTCGACGAGGCGGGCAGCAAATGGCTTGTGCTGGCCTACGCCAACCTGCAGCCCGCTTGA
- the tviB gene encoding Vi polysaccharide biosynthesis UDP-N-acetylglucosamine C-6 dehydrogenase TviB → MQKQPSPGSTRIAVVGLGYVGLPLAVEFGKQYDTIGFDINHARIEELRQGRDSTLEVEPQLLAQATRLGFASEPAGIADCNVYIVTVPTPIDSARRPDLAPLRKASETVGKLLRPGDVVVYESTVFPGCTEEKCVPVLEQMSGLRFNEDFFCGYSPERINPGDRQHRVTNILKVTSGSTPQVADFVDALYASIIPAGTHKASSIKVAEAAKVIENTQRDLNIALVNDLAILFNKLDIDTLEVLEAAGTKWNFLPFRPGLVGGHCISVDPYYLTHKAQEVGHHPDVILAGRRTNDSMGEYVANQVIRLMVRKGINPVDAKVLVMGLAFKENCPDLRNTRVVDIIDALKGYNAQVDVCDPWVDVAEAREEYGISLIDAGAGVYDAIVVAVGHDEFRALGAAGIRRYGKPGAVLYDVKYLLPQDAVDGRL, encoded by the coding sequence ATGCAGAAACAGCCTTCACCGGGTTCCACCCGGATCGCCGTGGTCGGCCTGGGCTACGTTGGGCTGCCCCTGGCGGTGGAGTTCGGCAAGCAGTACGACACCATCGGGTTCGACATCAACCACGCCCGCATCGAGGAGCTTCGACAAGGCCGCGACAGCACCCTTGAGGTGGAGCCGCAGCTGTTGGCGCAGGCCACGCGCCTTGGCTTTGCCAGCGAACCGGCCGGCATCGCGGATTGCAACGTCTACATCGTCACCGTCCCGACCCCCATCGACAGCGCCCGGCGGCCGGACCTGGCTCCGCTGCGCAAGGCCAGCGAGACGGTGGGCAAGCTGCTGCGGCCGGGCGACGTGGTGGTGTACGAAAGCACGGTGTTCCCCGGCTGCACCGAGGAGAAGTGCGTGCCCGTGCTCGAGCAGATGAGCGGCCTCAGGTTCAACGAGGATTTCTTCTGCGGCTACAGCCCCGAGCGGATCAATCCCGGCGACAGGCAGCACCGCGTCACCAATATCCTCAAGGTCACCAGTGGCAGCACGCCGCAGGTCGCTGACTTCGTGGACGCGCTGTACGCAAGCATCATTCCGGCTGGCACCCACAAGGCGAGCAGCATCAAGGTGGCCGAGGCCGCCAAGGTGATCGAGAACACCCAGCGCGACCTCAACATCGCCCTGGTCAACGACCTGGCCATCCTGTTCAACAAGCTGGACATCGACACCCTGGAGGTGCTGGAAGCCGCCGGGACGAAGTGGAATTTCCTGCCGTTCCGGCCCGGCCTGGTGGGCGGGCACTGCATCAGCGTGGATCCGTACTACCTCACCCACAAGGCCCAGGAAGTGGGCCACCACCCGGACGTCATCCTGGCTGGCCGGCGCACCAATGACAGCATGGGCGAATACGTGGCCAACCAGGTGATCCGGCTGATGGTGCGCAAGGGCATCAACCCGGTGGACGCGAAGGTGCTGGTGATGGGACTGGCGTTCAAGGAAAACTGCCCGGACCTGCGCAATACCCGGGTGGTGGACATCATTGACGCGCTGAAGGGGTACAACGCGCAGGTGGATGTCTGTGATCCCTGGGTGGATGTCGCCGAGGCGCGGGAAGAATATGGCATCAGCCTGATCGATGCCGGTGCGGGGGTTTACGACGCCATCGTCGTCGCGGTGGGCCACGATGAATTCCGGGCGCTGGGTGCGGCGGGGATCCGGCGCTACGGCAAGCCGGGTGCCGTGCTCTATGACGTGAAATACCTGCTCCCGCAGGATGCGGTCGACGGGAGGCTCTGA
- a CDS encoding VanZ family protein, giving the protein MTSADLLLGAMVLGVAIFLARGSHPLLGLLLVVSAVAVSALLFLPTRELGAWIGMGRVHRFHALAGSTPLDPAEWIHLLAFAWLGLLLWLGRADLRNWKGWALLVALGIGAELAQTLTQDREPRLADVVLNLAGGVAGVLLAMLVRRIVRWL; this is encoded by the coding sequence ATGACCAGCGCCGATCTGCTTCTGGGGGCGATGGTGCTGGGCGTGGCGATCTTCCTCGCCCGGGGCAGCCACCCGCTGCTTGGCCTGCTCCTTGTCGTTTCGGCCGTTGCGGTGTCCGCGCTCCTGTTCCTGCCGACCCGGGAGCTGGGCGCCTGGATCGGGATGGGCCGCGTGCACCGGTTCCACGCACTTGCCGGTTCCACCCCGCTGGATCCAGCGGAGTGGATCCACCTGCTGGCCTTCGCGTGGCTCGGCCTGCTGCTGTGGCTTGGCCGCGCCGACCTGCGAAACTGGAAGGGCTGGGCGCTGCTCGTCGCGCTGGGCATTGGTGCCGAACTGGCGCAGACGCTGACGCAGGATCGCGAGCCCCGCCTGGCCGACGTGGTGCTGAACCTGGCAGGAGGTGTCGCCGGCGTGCTGCTGGCGATGCTTGTCCGCCGGATCGTCCGGTGGCTTTGA
- a CDS encoding NAD-dependent epimerase/dehydratase family protein — MTAFDSACATLRDQPRTWLVTGCAGFIGSNLLEALLRLDQRVVGLDNFSTGFQHNLDMVQGLVTAGQWARFRFIEGDITDLATCREACSGVDHVLHQAALGSVPRSIADPIATNRANIDGMLNMLVAARDAKAGSFTYAASSSTYGDHPALPKVEENIGRPLSPYAVTKYVNELYADVFARSYGFQSIGLRYFNVFGRRQDPEGAYAAVIPKWIAAMIRGEEVFINGDGETSRDFTHIDNAVQANILAALAPDSARTRVYNMAVGDRTTLKALFAAIRSALEANGVSYAREPEYRDFRPGDVRHSLADVGAAREHLGYEPTHDLAAGLAEAMPWYVRSLAG, encoded by the coding sequence ATGACCGCATTCGACTCCGCCTGCGCAACGCTGCGCGACCAGCCGCGGACCTGGCTTGTCACCGGCTGCGCCGGCTTCATCGGCTCGAACCTCCTGGAGGCGCTGCTGCGCCTGGACCAGCGGGTGGTGGGGCTGGACAACTTCAGCACGGGCTTCCAGCACAACCTGGATATGGTGCAAGGGCTGGTGACGGCAGGGCAGTGGGCACGGTTCCGCTTCATCGAAGGCGATATCACCGACCTGGCCACGTGCCGTGAGGCGTGCTCGGGCGTTGACCATGTGCTGCACCAGGCGGCGCTGGGTTCCGTACCGCGTTCGATCGCCGATCCCATCGCCACCAACCGCGCCAACATCGACGGCATGCTCAACATGCTGGTGGCCGCGCGCGATGCGAAGGCGGGCAGCTTCACCTATGCGGCCAGCAGCTCCACCTATGGCGACCATCCGGCGCTGCCCAAGGTGGAGGAGAACATCGGCAGGCCGCTGTCGCCCTATGCGGTGACCAAATACGTCAACGAGCTGTACGCGGATGTGTTTGCCAGGAGCTACGGTTTCCAGAGCATCGGGCTGCGTTACTTCAACGTGTTCGGCCGGCGCCAGGACCCGGAAGGGGCGTACGCGGCGGTGATTCCCAAGTGGATCGCCGCGATGATTCGCGGAGAAGAAGTCTTCATCAACGGCGATGGCGAGACCAGCCGCGATTTCACCCATATCGACAATGCGGTGCAGGCCAATATCCTGGCCGCGCTGGCGCCGGATTCAGCGCGCACCCGCGTGTACAACATGGCGGTGGGCGACCGGACCACGCTCAAGGCGCTGTTTGCGGCGATCCGCTCGGCCCTGGAGGCCAATGGCGTGAGCTACGCGCGGGAGCCGGAGTACCGGGATTTCCGGCCCGGGGACGTGCGCCATTCGCTCGCCGACGTGGGGGCGGCGCGCGAGCACCTGGGCTATGAGCCCACCCACGACCTGGCCGCGGGGCTGGCCGAGGCGATGCCGTGGTACGTGCGGAGCCTGGCCGGATAG
- the hemF gene encoding oxygen-dependent coproporphyrinogen oxidase, giving the protein MDDMTSVRDYLTGLQDRICAVIEGADGDARFIEDAWTREAGEGPLLGGGGRTRILRDGAVFEQAGIGFSDVSGNRLPPSATAARPELNGAAWRAMGVSLVFHPRNPYLPTTHANVRHFRAEREGETVAWWFGGGFDLTPFYPFDEDVLHWHQVAREVCEPYGGRERYEAHKKWCDEYFYLKHRGETRGVGGLFFDDMTGDFDNEFGYMRAVGDGFLDAYLPIIERRKDTPYGERERQFQLYRRGRYVEFNLVFDRGTHFGLQSGGRTESILMSLPPLVRWEYGFKPGEGSAEAGLAAYLRPRDWLAELG; this is encoded by the coding sequence ATGGACGACATGACTTCCGTACGCGACTACCTGACCGGCCTGCAGGACCGCATCTGCGCGGTCATCGAAGGCGCCGATGGCGATGCCCGGTTCATCGAGGACGCCTGGACCCGCGAGGCGGGCGAAGGTCCGCTGCTGGGCGGCGGCGGACGCACCCGGATCCTTCGCGACGGGGCGGTGTTCGAGCAGGCGGGCATCGGGTTCTCCGATGTCTCGGGCAACAGGCTGCCGCCTTCGGCCACCGCCGCGCGGCCGGAGCTCAACGGCGCCGCGTGGCGGGCAATGGGCGTCTCGCTGGTGTTCCACCCGCGCAATCCCTACCTGCCCACCACCCATGCCAACGTGCGCCACTTCCGCGCCGAGCGCGAAGGCGAGACGGTGGCCTGGTGGTTCGGCGGCGGCTTCGACCTGACCCCGTTCTACCCCTTCGACGAAGACGTGCTGCACTGGCACCAGGTGGCGCGCGAAGTGTGCGAGCCCTATGGCGGCCGTGAGCGTTACGAGGCGCACAAGAAGTGGTGCGACGAGTATTTCTACCTCAAGCACCGCGGTGAGACGCGCGGCGTGGGCGGGCTGTTCTTCGACGACATGACCGGCGATTTCGACAACGAGTTCGGCTACATGCGGGCGGTGGGCGACGGCTTCCTCGACGCCTACCTGCCGATCATCGAGCGCCGCAAGGACACGCCGTACGGTGAGCGCGAGCGCCAGTTCCAGCTCTACCGGCGCGGCCGCTACGTGGAATTCAACCTGGTCTTCGACCGCGGCACCCACTTCGGCCTGCAGTCGGGCGGGCGCACCGAATCGATCCTGATGAGCCTGCCGCCGCTGGTGCGGTGGGAGTATGGGTTCAAGCCTGGGGAAGGCAGTGCTGAAGCGGGGCTGGCTGCATATCTCAGGCCGCGCGATTGGCTGGCCGAACTGGGGTAG
- a CDS encoding cysteine dioxygenase family protein yields MSLCSTPAPPPRFSLLDDVIVLTDAAARSEDPAKVVQALANGLRGVLSGPLDLPDWLLETHAEGHARRELYRSREHGYEVVAITWAPGQDSTVHDHGDTWGVESVLRGRIEVIDYRVRGQQRALSALQECGRHVLEPGGVIGLLPPQDLHRCRNPSEDEIAVSLHVYGKHLQHVKRYTRVEGDLYRPERVMLETV; encoded by the coding sequence ATGAGCCTCTGCAGCACCCCCGCCCCGCCGCCGCGTTTTTCCCTGCTTGATGATGTGATCGTGCTGACCGATGCGGCGGCGCGCTCCGAAGACCCGGCGAAGGTGGTGCAGGCGTTGGCCAATGGCCTGCGCGGCGTGCTGTCCGGCCCCCTGGACCTTCCGGACTGGCTGCTGGAAACCCATGCCGAAGGCCACGCCCGCCGCGAGCTCTACCGCTCGCGCGAGCATGGCTATGAAGTGGTCGCCATCACCTGGGCGCCGGGCCAGGACAGCACCGTGCACGACCACGGCGATACCTGGGGCGTGGAATCAGTGCTGCGCGGCCGGATCGAGGTCATCGACTACCGCGTGCGCGGCCAGCAGCGCGCGCTGTCGGCGCTGCAGGAATGCGGCCGCCACGTGCTGGAGCCGGGCGGCGTGATCGGCCTGCTGCCGCCCCAGGACCTCCACCGCTGCCGCAATCCGTCCGAAGACGAGATCGCGGTGTCGCTGCACGTGTACGGCAAGCACCTGCAGCACGTGAAGCGCTACACCCGCGTCGAGGGCGATCTGTATCGCCCCGAGCGGGTGATGCTGGAAACCGTCTGA
- a CDS encoding prolyl oligopeptidase family serine peptidase has protein sequence MIRLLPLSLLLFVAPLAAQPAQELTLDRIMDNPDWIGPPVEEAWWSWDGRRAHYNLKRESSQIRDIWTVNADGGAPRIVEGADRAGIDAPRPVYDATRSRAAFIRDGNVFVRDLRNGALTQLTRSEASAASLLWGTDGALVWRVGHDRWYRWTAGGGITEAAVIKTQDDPAGPPRPDQLREHQLRLFETLRVERAQQEAQRRQQQDWQREDPSQPPPPVYLGGDVTLAASALSPDGRWLLAATTPKGADRGQTGKMPRFITESGYEETEDVRTRVGRNDPAGMTLWLVDLRDGTPRKLDTGSLPGISEDPLADLREAAGKDPLKGERPVRLEGFRSDAMRWNGDGSRAAMMLHSVDNKDRWLVAVDPADARLEPVHRLTDPGWINWNFNEFDWMPDNRSLWFLSEESGHAHLYLAGNGRPRALTSGPWEVADPVLSADGGRFLFVCNLAAPVDYEVCEVPASGGQAREITRLDGVEAFVESPDGSRLLVRHSSAYVPPQLAVMGADGSGLATLTDTRTDEYKAYQWLEPQIVQVPSRHGAGTVWGKYYGPAQMEPGREYPIVLFVHGAGYLQNVHHRWPTYFREQMFHNMLVQQGYIVLDLDYRGSAGYGRDWRTAIYRQMGHPELEDYLDGIDWLVAERQGNRDRVGIYGGSYGGFMTFMALFREPGTFKAGAALRPVVDWHHYNHPYTANILNTPEIDPEAYRKSSPIEYAENLQDHLLIAHGMIDNNVFYQDSVLMAQRLIELRKDKWEMASYPLERHAYQHADSWYDQYRRIHELFERVLKDGE, from the coding sequence ATGATCCGCTTGCTGCCGCTGTCCCTGCTGCTGTTCGTTGCCCCGCTTGCCGCCCAGCCGGCCCAGGAGCTCACCCTGGACCGGATCATGGACAATCCCGACTGGATCGGCCCGCCGGTGGAAGAGGCCTGGTGGTCGTGGGACGGCCGCCGCGCGCACTACAACCTCAAGCGCGAAAGCAGCCAGATCCGCGACATCTGGACGGTGAACGCGGACGGTGGCGCGCCCAGGATCGTCGAAGGCGCCGACCGCGCCGGAATCGACGCCCCCCGGCCGGTATACGACGCCACACGCTCGCGCGCGGCCTTCATCCGCGACGGCAACGTGTTCGTGCGTGACCTGCGCAACGGCGCCCTGACCCAGCTCACCCGCAGCGAGGCCTCCGCTGCCTCGCTCCTGTGGGGCACCGACGGCGCGCTGGTATGGCGCGTCGGCCACGACCGCTGGTACCGGTGGACGGCCGGCGGCGGGATCACCGAGGCCGCGGTGATCAAGACCCAGGACGACCCCGCCGGGCCGCCGCGTCCCGACCAGCTGCGCGAGCACCAGCTGCGCCTGTTCGAGACCTTGCGCGTGGAGCGTGCCCAGCAGGAGGCCCAGCGCCGGCAGCAGCAGGATTGGCAGCGGGAGGATCCCAGCCAGCCACCGCCGCCGGTGTACCTGGGCGGCGACGTGACCCTGGCCGCGAGCGCCCTGTCCCCCGACGGCCGCTGGCTGCTGGCCGCCACGACCCCCAAGGGCGCCGACCGCGGCCAGACCGGGAAGATGCCCAGGTTCATCACCGAATCCGGCTACGAGGAGACCGAGGACGTGCGCACTCGCGTGGGGCGCAACGATCCCGCGGGCATGACCCTGTGGCTGGTGGACCTGCGCGACGGCACGCCGCGCAAGCTCGACACGGGGAGCCTGCCCGGCATCAGCGAGGACCCGCTGGCGGACCTGCGCGAAGCAGCGGGCAAGGATCCGCTGAAGGGCGAGCGCCCGGTGCGCCTGGAGGGCTTCCGCAGCGACGCCATGCGCTGGAACGGCGACGGCAGCCGCGCCGCCATGATGCTGCACTCGGTCGACAACAAGGACCGCTGGCTGGTGGCGGTGGACCCGGCGGACGCCCGGCTCGAGCCCGTGCACCGCCTCACCGACCCGGGCTGGATCAACTGGAACTTCAACGAGTTCGACTGGATGCCGGACAACCGCAGCCTGTGGTTCCTGTCCGAGGAAAGCGGCCACGCACACCTGTACCTGGCCGGCAACGGCCGCCCGCGCGCGCTGACCTCCGGCCCGTGGGAAGTCGCCGACCCGGTGCTCTCGGCCGATGGCGGGCGCTTCCTGTTCGTGTGCAACCTGGCTGCGCCGGTGGACTATGAGGTCTGCGAAGTCCCGGCCAGCGGTGGCCAGGCGCGCGAGATCACCCGCCTGGATGGCGTGGAGGCCTTCGTGGAGTCACCCGACGGCTCGCGCCTGCTGGTGCGCCACTCCTCCGCCTACGTGCCCCCGCAGCTTGCGGTGATGGGCGCCGACGGCAGCGGCCTGGCCACGCTCACCGACACCCGCACCGACGAATACAAGGCCTACCAGTGGCTTGAGCCGCAGATCGTGCAGGTGCCATCCAGGCACGGGGCCGGCACCGTGTGGGGCAAGTATTACGGCCCGGCGCAGATGGAGCCGGGGCGCGAGTACCCGATCGTGCTGTTCGTACACGGCGCCGGCTACCTGCAGAACGTGCACCACCGCTGGCCCACCTACTTCCGCGAGCAGATGTTCCACAACATGCTGGTGCAGCAGGGCTACATCGTGCTGGACCTGGACTACCGCGGCTCGGCCGGCTACGGGCGCGACTGGCGCACCGCCATCTACCGGCAGATGGGCCACCCGGAGCTGGAGGACTACCTGGACGGCATCGACTGGCTGGTGGCCGAGCGCCAGGGCAACCGCGACCGGGTGGGCATCTACGGCGGCAGCTACGGCGGCTTCATGACCTTCATGGCCCTGTTCCGCGAGCCGGGCACCTTCAAGGCCGGCGCCGCCCTGCGCCCGGTGGTGGACTGGCACCACTACAACCATCCCTACACCGCCAACATCCTCAACACCCCGGAGATCGACCCGGAGGCCTACCGCAAGTCGTCGCCGATCGAATACGCGGAGAACCTGCAGGACCACCTGCTCATCGCCCACGGCATGATCGACAACAACGTCTTCTACCAGGACTCGGTGCTGATGGCGCAGCGGCTGATCGAGTTGCGCAAGGACAAGTGGGAGATGGCCAGCTACCCGCTGGAGCGGCATGCCTACCAGCACGCGGACTCCTGGTACGACCAGTACCGGCGGATCCACGAGCTGTTCGAGCGGGTGCTGAAGGACGGCGAATAA
- a CDS encoding YcgL domain-containing protein, giving the protein MQAYVYKSQRRPDTYVYMAGRDDFSCLPAPLREQLGELALVLEFELGPGRKLATEDPDVVRRNLADRGFHLQVPPSRAEDPMTDDWGTDA; this is encoded by the coding sequence ATGCAAGCCTACGTCTACAAAAGCCAGCGTCGGCCGGATACCTATGTGTACATGGCCGGCCGTGACGATTTTTCGTGCCTGCCGGCCCCGCTGCGCGAGCAGCTGGGCGAGCTCGCCCTGGTGCTGGAGTTCGAGCTCGGGCCCGGCCGCAAGCTGGCCACCGAGGATCCCGATGTGGTCAGGCGCAACCTGGCCGATCGCGGCTTCCACCTGCAGGTGCCGCCTTCGCGCGCTGAAGATCCGATGACCGATGACTGGGGCACCGATGCCTGA